In bacterium, the DNA window GGTGGCCAGTAGCAGCCTTCAATGACCAGCTGGTCCTCGTAGCCCTTGTACTTGCTCGCGTCGACGCTGCGGGCGTCGAAGCAACCTTGGACCTGGGCCACCAGGCTCGGTGTCTCGGTCCACAGGTCGATCATCGAGACCTTGCCGTCGCGGCCGATGGCATAGAAGTAGCGACCGGTCGAGGAGGAGCGGAGAATGTGGACCGCGAAGCCGGTCTCGACGATGGCCAGCTTCTCCTTCGTGTCGCCGTCGATGATCGCCACCTGACCAGCGTCCCGCAGGATGACCCCGAAATAGTTCTCCCAGTCGCGCTCGGTCTGGGGTTTGGCTGGCCGCTCGGCGACTGGAACCAAGACCTCCCAGCTCTCCCGAATCTCTTCGAGCGGCAGCTGCGGCGGTATCGGTGGCTCCCGTTGGACATAGCTCGCCATCATCGCGATCTCTTCCTCGGAGAGGATGCCCATCCGGCCCCAAGGCGGCATGCCGCCGGGAAGACCGTTCATGAGCGTCGCCTTGATCGCCGTCGTGCCGATCTCTTGGGTGCGTGCCGGCTGGATATTGGGGCCGGTAGCGCCGGCGCGCAGCGTGCCGTGGCAACCGGCGCAGCGATCGAAGTAGACCTGCTTGGCATGAGCAAACTGCTCTTCG includes these proteins:
- a CDS encoding nitrite reductase, whose protein sequence is MSDSNLDPQEIDQVIAYIEWANAQGGAEIVEEPPMELDEEQFAHAKQVYFDRCAGCHGTLRAGATGPNIQPARTQEIGTTAIKATLMNGLPGGMPPWGRMGILSEEEIAMMASYVQREPPIPPQLPLEEIRESWEVLVPVAERPAKPQTERDWENYFGVILRDAGQVAIIDGDTKEKLAIVETGFAVHILRSSSTGRYFYAIGRDGKVSMIDLWTETPSLVAQVQGCFDARSVDASKYKGYEDQLVIEGCYWPPQYVILDGQTLEPLKVESVLTPTYDTNEPLDEVRVASIVASHFDPLWVVSLKESGHVGLVDYSKPDFPMIAKIPSERFLHDGGFDHDGRYFMVAANMRDQIVVV